A single Anopheles arabiensis isolate DONGOLA chromosome 2, AaraD3, whole genome shotgun sequence DNA region contains:
- the LOC120893207 gene encoding EF-hand domain-containing protein 1-like, translated as MEGLPKLPGNDFANRMRQKHHVPQSFKYVNGYPIPVRPECGLGGERLNEDSIQFCPEPNGGGNDTVLYDPILTYGRVRHLPVKPYRPHFVLYDQKTLKFNAFFRQAVPESATETFRIRYVHILYFLEDDTMTVLEPTIENCGYPQGRLVRRGRKLKNADREEFYHWKDLNIGIDVEMHGYVFHITDCDAYTKEFLLSNGIELNEIELLPPDPAMNERSISQRQTFRHHKMYPVPDDKLRKYLEYQGKVLHFDCVLDERDREGGELMTYKLFYYLEDDTVSIKELKENQEGRDYFPMLLRKQKLPKNWKENPVSHPSIFLEKSDAEVSEYYSPKDFIVGTTIFVYGRKFLLLDCDGFTRCYYEKALKLTQPDRVRLDSSPKRAPRLEVPSYLGLGTPEDSLASYHSLVPKSPKKDVITYLVNVNKFLRYGCVLDTAHPEDKIRKFVLSLSLADGTITIMESSVDNSGIRGGRFLSPRKVWLPGCNPDEPEYYTAKDLHIGATVVVFAHRFKIVSADLYVYRYMQAYPEIFSPIAIDSVRNFLLAEGHLKDDLRRATEEEYQKLEQKDGPSEQGEVQKRLAGFQIGDSNGPSPAPIASPRASPVPYGDAQSAPFAEPPEHPCPHPIIPDEELRKAYHTNEPDELAIQAYNVPEDPTSSRQGSPKKGSKSVHFQDDC; from the exons ATGGAGGGTTTGCCAAAGTTGCCGGGGAACGATTTTGCCAACCGTATGCGCCAAAAGCATCACGTACCGCAAAGCTTCAAGTACGTCAATGGCTACCCGATTCCGGTCCGCCCGGAGTGTGGTCTCGGGGGCGAGCGGCTGAACGAGGATTCAATCCAGTTCTGTCCGGAGCCGAACGGCGGCGGCAACGATACGGTGCTGTACGACCCGATCCTGACGTACGGTCGGGTTCGCCATCTGCCAGTGAAACCGTACCGGCCCCACTTTGTGCTGTACGATCAGAAGACGCTCAAGTTCAATGCGTTCTTCCGCCAGGCAGTGCCGGAGTCGGCCACCGAAACGTTCCGCATCCGGTACGTGCACATACTCTACTTTCTCGAGGACGACACGATGACCGTGCTGGAGCCGACGATCGAAAACTGTGGCTATCCCCAGGGCCGGCTGGTACGGCGGGGCCGCAAGCTGAAAAATGCCGACCGGGAAGAGTTTTACCACTGGAAGGATTTGAACATCGGCATCGACGTGGAGATGCATGGGTACGTGTTCCACATCACCGATTGCGATGCGTACACGAAGGAATTCCTGCTGAGCAACGGTATCGAGCTGAACGAGATCGAGCTGCTGCCACCGGATCCGGCCATGAACGAGCGCTCCATCAGCCAGCGGCAAACGTTCCGGCATCACAAAATGTACCCCGTGCCGGACGATAAGTTGCGAAAGTATCTCGAATATCAGGGAAAGGTTTTGCA CTTCGATTGTGTATTGGATGAGCGGGACCGTGAAGGAGGCGAACTGATGACGTACAAGCTGTTCTACTACCTAGAAGATGATACTGTCTCCATCAAAGAGCTGAAGGAGAACCAAGAAGGGCGCGATTACTTCCCAATGTTGCTGCGCAAGCAAAAACTCCCGAaaaattggaaagaaaatccAG TTTCTCACCCTTCCATTTTCCTGGAGAAAAGTGATGCCGAAGTGTCGGAGTACTATTCGCCGAAGGATTTTATTGTCGGAACAACCATTTTCGTCTACGGCCGCAAATTTCTACTACTCGACTGTGACGGTTTCACGCGCTGCTACTACGAAAAAGCTCTCAAGCTGACCCAGCCGGACCGGGTACGGCTGGACAGCTCGCCCAAGCGTGCGCCACGGCTGGAGGTGCCGAGCTATCTTGGGCTCGGTACACCCGAGGATTCGCTAGCCTCCTACCACAGCCTCGTGCCGAAAAGTCCGAAGAAGGACGTCATCACGTACCTGGTGAATGTGAACAAATTCCTCCGGTACGGCTGTGTGCTAGATACTGCCCACCCGGAGGATAAGATACGCAAGTTCGTCCTCAGCCTGTCGCTTGCGGACGGGACGATCACCATCATGGAATCGTCCGTCGATAATTCAGGCATTCGGGGGGGACGGTTTCTGTCCCCTCGCAAGGTGTGGCTTCCCGGATGCAATCCTGACGAGCCGGAGTACTACACGGCCAAGGACCTGCACATCGGGgcgacggtggtggtgtttgcaCATCGCTTTAAAATCGTCAGTGCCGACCTGTACGTGTATCGGTACATGCAGGCGTACCCGGAAATATTCTCCCCGATCGCTATCGACAGTGTGCGTAACTTTCTGCTGGCCGAAGGCCATCTCAAGGACGATCTGCGACGGGCGACCGAAGAGGAGTACCAGAAGCTGGAGCAAAAAGACGGCCCATCGGAACAGGGCGAGGTGCAGAAACGGCTGGCCGGATTTCAGATCGGTGACTCGAACGGTCCTTCGCCTGCGCCGATCGCTTCACCGCGCGCTTCACCGGTACCTTACGGAGATGCGCAATCAGCTCCCTTTGCCGAACCGCCGGAACATCCCTGCCCCCATCCGATCATTCCCGACGAAGAGCTGCGGAAAGCGTACCACACCAACGAGCCGGACGAGCTTGCCATACAGGCCTACAACGTGCCGGAAGATCCGACATCCTCACGACAAGGCTCGCCCAAGAAGGGCTCAAAGTCGGTCCATTTTCAAGACGACTGTTGA